GCAGGTATTAATTTAGAAACACGTCCATTTGCTGTTGGTTTTCGTGTTGAACATCAGCAAGCATGGCTAAATGAAATTCGCTATGGCAAAGCAGCTAACCTATCAGAACTCCCAGCCGCTGATTATCGTTTAACTTACAATGAACGTTTAGCAAATGGCCGTGGCGTATATTCATTTTGTATGTGTCCGGGTGGTATGGTGTTGCCAACACCTACACGCCCACAAGAATTATGTATTAACGGGATGAGTAGTTCTTATCGCTCTGGCCGTTTTGCTAATAGTGCCATTGTCGCCACGGTAGACTTCGTTGATTTTAAGGCGTTTTTACATCATGGTGTTTTTGCTGGTGTGGCTTTTCAAGAGGCTATTGAACAAACAGCTTATAGCGCAGGTGGTGGTAATTTTGGTGCGCCGGCTATGCGGATCTCTGACTTTATGCATAAACGCCCATCTTCAAGCTTACCAGCAACTAGTTATCTTCGTGGTCTTGCGGTTGCCGATTTGAGTAATTTATTTCCAGCACCAATTATAACCGCTTTAAAACAAGCCCTTTCAAGCTTTAATCGAAAAATGCCGGGCTTTATTAGCAATGACGCTACGATAATAGGTGTTGAGACGCGCACAGCATCTCCTATTCGTTTGCCTCGTGATAAAGATTTTCAAGCAATCGGATGCAAGGGCTTATATCCAGTAGGTGAAGGTATGGGTTATGGCGGTGGCATTGTTAGTGCGGCTGTTGATGGCATACGTGCAGCTCAAGCGATGCTTTTAGCTACTGGTGCTACTATAATGAGATAAAATGAAAATGTATAAGTTTGTGTATGGTTATCTGCCAAAGTAGGTGTGGCGGTAATAAATGATTACATTTAATATTTTTTCAATGTGATAAAATACTATTTTAAAGAATTGTCTTCTAAACATTAAATGCCAGAGTGTCGTTTCTGCTTTTGTGCTTCACATTTTTAAAAGTTTCAAGGAGAGGTGGGGCGATGATACGTAAATTGCTGGGGCTTCTGTTTGTAGTATCTGCGTATGGATGTATTGAAATTGTTTTGGTCACTGAAACCAGTTTTAACTCACAAGTTCAAGTAGGCTTTGGTGGTTTAGCTGGTGAATGTAGTGGCACAGCAGTTGTTAATACCAATTCTGGCCAAACATCGGTTACGCGCAGATTAAATGATAACGGAAGTTGTGCAATCGAGATTACATTTACGACAACACTCATTAAAATGGCTGATTTACGTAAACAAATAGAAGATAAAATAAAAGAACAAGGGCGCAATCCAAATGATGTTGATCTTAAGATAACAAGCCCCAGTGCAATCAACATTAACAATATGATTATTGATGGGGTTGATTTACCGGGTACATCTTGGAGAGTAGATTTGAGTATGCTTGGCAGTGAGCTTGCCGCAATAAGTGGTGACGATGTGTCAAAAATATCTCAAGAAACAATTAACATTCCATTAAGTAACGACAATATCACCACTCTTAATGTCGCTTATAAAGAAGGAAGTGATGTTGCAGTAAATGGAACGTTTACTTTTGAAAATATATCTGCTTCAGCATTGCAAGAACTTCCGCAAAACATACCGGTATTTCTGTCTTTAGATGTTTTAGCTCAAGTGCATGCTGAAGCAACATTTGAATTATTTTAAGCAAATACTTTGCTAGTAATAATTTTTCGCGCTTTTTAAAATTATAACTATCTTAAATATCAATACTTAATTCAATTAACATGTTAATATTAGCTTAGGTTGATTTCCTTTAGCGATTGCTAACCTGATTCTCATATTAGATAGTGAGATATGTAAAGTGTAACGGAGGCAACGACCAACATGTTTGGTATTGGGACTACAGAGATTCTTATTATTTTAGCGCTACTTTTCTTAATATTTGGAGCACGACGATTACCAGAACTTGGCAAAGGATTAGGTGAGGGTTTGCGTGGTTTTCGCGATGCTTTTAAAGGACAACAGCCACCTTCACAAACACCAGCAAAACAGGAATCAGTTGATACAGATAGAAATAAGCAAGATAACAAATCAGATAATAAAGTGTAA
Above is a window of Deltaproteobacteria bacterium DNA encoding:
- a CDS encoding twin-arginine translocase TatA/TatE family subunit; this translates as MFGIGTTEILIILALLFLIFGARRLPELGKGLGEGLRGFRDAFKGQQPPSQTPAKQESVDTDRNKQDNKSDNKV